The sequence below is a genomic window from Bos javanicus breed banteng chromosome 5, ARS-OSU_banteng_1.0, whole genome shotgun sequence.
GTAGAGTCCCGCAATTCCAAAACGCCTGAAAGGAAGGgatgaggaaaaaacaaaaggttTTCAAAGAAACATACTACTTTGCAAAGGCTTCTTCTTAGGATCAAAAGAAGCAATCAAAGTTTTAGATATTAACAGACTTCTGTTACTTAAGTACTTTATCTTTGAAGGTGCTTGGGAATTGACAAAAGTTGATTATTTCTTCAAAGCCATGATTAATCAGCGGAATGATGATAGGTTCTCACAGACAGGGTACAGATCCTAAAATCCTAAAACCATTTTAATGCCAACATCTAATATTAACAAAGAACTTTTAGATCTTGACTTTTTAAGGCTCTCTCAACAAAGTTATTTCAACCTAAcagtcccactccagtactcttgcctggaaaatcccatggacgcaggagcctggtaggctgcagtccatggggtcgctagagtcggacacaactgagcaacttcactttcacttttcactttcatgcgctggaaaaggaaatggcaacccactccagtgttcttgcctggagaaccccagagacgggggagcctggtgggcttccgtctctgggcttacggggtctcacagagtcggacacgactgaagtgacgcagcagcagcagcagcaacagtcccTAAATGGTAGGAGAGCTGCCAATTGGTTTAGATCATAGCAGCCTGAACAGAACTAGAGAAAGTGACAGGAATGAAAATCTCTCCAATACCGAGTCTTTCTGTACATTTGACCCTTTAACTCCGTGGTTCTCAAATTTAGTGTATGTCACAATCACTGGGAAGGCTCGGTGAACCACAGATTGCTGGGTCCTATCCACGGAGATTCCGAAGCATTAAGCCTGGGATGGGACTCAAGAATCTGCATTGCtaataagctcccaggtgatgagGATGACAAGGCCCGCCTGGACACCAGCCCTTTAGAACGACTGCTCCAACAACAGAGAAGAATGCTTCAGCTAGAAACAGAAGCTGAGTAAATGATGTCTCCAGAGCTAATTATTGAGAGTGAATTAATCTCATCTGCTAGTTCATCAGCAACTCCAGGGCTCTATGTAGCACGCATGCAGACTGAGATATTAAAAGTCAAGTGCTCCATTCAGGAGCTATTCTACATTTTACATACTTGCTATGTGTGAAAACCTATTATTTGGAGTGAATCATGtgataaatagaaatgaaaagcttTGACTCATGAATGTCTCGTTCACTGGCTAACTTATGTTCCCCCAAGAAACCCAAGAAACTCCACCTTGGTATTTCTCAAGGTGAGGTCTGCTAGgagataacagaaaaaaaaaaaaatctattagtcCCTGTcctcagttcctggcacagagttttaggagctcttgcttataatttcctaaGTGAAAAGAACACTAGGAACATTTCTTTATTCTAACAATTGGTCTTTGATCCtagttcctgacacagagctcctaaatccCTTAAGTCCTGGGTGGCAGCAGTGTcttctgttctaatgaggtgatcCGTGCTGGACTCCTGGGTGGGGCTGGTCACCAGACAGACCAAGCAAAGATCAGAAGCTGGGAATTTCCAGCATCACCTACTATTCTCCagagaggagagggggctggaaATGGAGtggaaaatatatgttttttatacAGTATTTTGGaaatacatatactttttaataGTGACTATCTCctggaaaagagacagaaaacagtgTAGATATGCATGTATTTATAGCTTTATTGAAGTTTAAATGATTTCAGTTTGACGAGTTTTGACTGGTGGGTACATCCGTGAACCATCACCACGTTCAAGGTCATGAACGTACCCACCATCCGTCATCCCCAGGAGGACGCTGTCCTCACGTTCCTTTGCCATCACTGTAGATCATTTTCTAAGCCTGAGTgatgagcgtgtgtgtgtgcacagtcgtgtccaattcttttgcgaccctatggactgtagctcaccaggctcctctgtccatgaagctcccaggcaagaatactggagtgggttgccatttccttccccaagggatcttcctaacccagggattggacccacatctcttccgtctcctgcactggcaggtggattcatgaaagtggaatcatacaatatgaattcttttctgtctgatttcTTTTACTCAGCGGAACTATTCTGAGATCCACCTACATTTTTGCGTGtatcaataattatttctttttcctttctgaacaGTATCCCACTGTACAGGTATATCACAACTTGTACCTACTCATTCAATGATGGACATTTGGGATGTTTCCAGTTTTGGGCTCTAACAAATAAAGCTGTTACTAACATTTATGCACAGGTCTTTGTGTAGACATGTTTCATTTGTCTTGGGTAAACACCTTGAAAGGGAATGGCTGGGTCTATAGGAGgcgtatgtttaactttataagaagaTGCCACACTGCACTCCAAAATGCTTGTGCCATTCTTAATTCCCACCAGCATAGGAAAGTTCTAGTTGCctcattcttgccaacacttggtatgatcagcatttttgttttttcagctttACACCaattctttatctttgattttttatCCCAAgcatattctatttttataataaacttaGTTTAAAATATCTTACCTCTAGGAACACTAATAAAGTTATAATAGCTTCTGCCTCAAAGGTGCTGACCTATTTGATTTCCCCTttaaaagaaatgggaagatgACGACAGTACCTGCCTcaaagggctgttgtgaggattaagtgagattacCCAAGTAGAGCATCTGGCTTAGTGTCTGCCACATAATAGCTCAAAAACGCTAACTCCCCTCGCCATCATCATCACTGTTGTCGTAACTGAGATTACAGCTGTTGTTCCTCTGCCtaccctccttccctttcccatgaTGACTGCGGCTCTCTGACACCTGCTTATTTCTAACAAGGGGTTTTGGGATACGTGATCAATGGAGCACTACTCAGCAGAGCAGTCTCTAGATTAGATTACAGGAGGGCTCTCCTTTGTTTCaggtgtgaaagtcactcagtcatgcacgactctgtgcgaccccatgcactaaacagttcatggaattctccaggccagaacagtggagtgggtagcccttcccttctccagtggatcttcccaacccaggggtcgaacccaggtctcctgcattgcaggtgaattctttaccagctgagccataaggaaagcccaagaatactagagtaggtagtctatcccttctccagcagatcttcccgacccaggaattgaaccggggtctcctgcattgcaggcggattctttaccaactgggctatagGGAAATGCCACGGTTCAGGTGTACGGCATTATACTTGACCTCTCTATACACCGCACAGTGATCACCACCACAGGTCCCATAATCAGCTGCTACCATACAGCTGACTCCTTTCACCCACTTTGCCCTCAAACCCTCAAACCCTCTTCCTCTTTGGAAGCTACCCATCTGTTCTCAGCACTGATGAGTTTGTCTGTCTGCAGATTCCACATtgagtgaaagcacaaagcatcTGTCTTTCTcggcctgacttatttcacttaacaaaacactcaaggttcatccatgttgttgcaaatggcaggatttcactGGAAGATTCCCTTTCTAAAAAAGTCCTGAATATTTCTGACTAACGAAGAACCAGGGACATGAACTTTTCCACAATTTCCCTAAATGCTCTCATGTGTCACTAAGCTCCTAAATGAGAAATGTCTGAGCACAGCAGGCAAGGGAGAAGTTTTCAGGATGCCGCTGCCAAGGCAAAAATACAAGATAAGAAAATCCAACCACTTCTTGGCAGAGACAGCTGTTAAAAGAGAGGACAGAATGTGAAACATCTACAAAGCTCACCTTACTCGCTGGTGAAGGAGATAGAGAATGTTCCGAAGACTCCCCAGTGTTCTGTTTTCTGGGTTGAGTCTGTGACGTCCAAACTAAGGAAGAAGGAACAAGACAAATAATTACCATCTGTTAccgctttcttttttaaaaatttttacttatttacttgtttctttttttgctgtgctgcGTCTCTGTCACTGGGCgcgggctgctctctagttgcactgAGCGGGGCTACCCTCTGGTTACAGTcgctgggcttctcactgcggcggctcctcttgttgccgagcacaggctcaacagttgtggcgcacaggcttaacTGCTCCACGGCATGCAGGACCTTCCCAggggaatcaaacccaagtctcctgcgtttggcaggtggactctttaccactgtgctaccagggaagccctgttatcacttttttttaatcttaatttccACTTATGTTGGAGAAACATCTTACAGCACATGGTAATAAAAATACCCTTttaatatgtgaaagtgaaagtgttagtcgctcagtcatgtcctccgactcttttgcaacctggtggactgtagcccgccaggctcctctgtccatggaattctccaggcaagaatactggagcgggttgccattcccttctccaggggaatcttcccgacccagggatcgaacctggatctcctatactgcaggcagattctttaccatctgaaccactaagGAAGCCCCTGGTGGCTTTTTTAGATTTAGATTTCATTAATCCTATTTTTtcaatgaaacaaatgaaatatttcaatgaaataagtgaaaataagaatttttttccagTGAAGCAAGCAtgagagttttcatttttacagAGAATCATGGGGAAAATTCTACCTCAAAAGAAAAAATCACGCCCAGGATGAAGATTTAGATACTGATGGAATGGCTTCCAGTCTTTTAAGAAGTTATGACAAACATTAATCAGTTAGAATCTCTGTAGTCCAAGCTCTGCATGTTATGTTTCtattataaaaatgtcaaaatacatttatttgacTGCAACTGAAATTCTTTATATTAAGTACCAATTGAAAAATAGTCCATTGGTAAAAATACTTTTAACAGAAGGGAATAATCTTTTCAAACTAAAATACTTTCATTAACGCCTCCATTTTACTCATCGGTTTAAGTCCTTTGAATTTTTTCTCCCAAACGCAACTTGAATCCCTCCCTTTCCACCATCGCATCTCATACACATGTGACCAAAATAGCCTCCTAACCTGAAACTCCCTTTTCTCTTATCCTGAATAGTCATAGTAGTCTTCTCAAATTATAAATGAGATCACATTATTCTTGTCTAAAGCCTTGCAACGGTTTCCTATTGCAGTGAGAATAAAATCCAGTCATCACTCATAGCCATCCTGCTTCTTTTCTGATCTCCTTTGGAGCCACCTCCAGCCACAGTGGCCTCCCTTTCAGTTGCTAGGATTCATCAAGCTCTTAGTACACCATGTTCCCTCTACCTGGAAAGCTCTTTCTTCTGCTCTTTGCATGGCTGGGTCCTTACCTTCCTTTAAGTCTTGATTTACACAGGGCTCCTCAGAGGACCCACCCCAATCGTGCCATCTTAGAAGACCCCCACTGTGGCCCTCTCCACTAAATCACAGAATGTGGCTTACTTCCTTGATAGCTCCTTCCTCAACCTGCAGTTACTTATTTATGCTGATTTACTTGTTCGCTCTCTCCTCGGTTAACTCCCAAGGGCAGGGACTATGGCTTTTATTCACCACATGCACCCCAGTTGCTCGTAGAATgggtacttaaaaaaatatttcaaagaataaataattgaatgaatgagaaactagaaatttgaaaatacttcAGGAAAGCTACATCATTCATTCCTTCTGAATGAATCTCTGATTCTGTAAAGGGAAATCTACCCTATGCACCAGGCCAATCAACCTGAATGTGAAGGAAGCAAGCTTATTATGTTCCTGAGGTCTTTAAAGAACTTCCTCCATACTTGGATTTTCTAAGACAGCAGGTGACCAAAGAAATTCAAAGTGTAAACTTTGTTCCAAACCAAAGAGAAAACCAACTGACAGCCTGACTAGTTAGCAAAATATCAAACAACGGGAAATTGGCTGAGAAATGCTCTGGAGCACTTCACGGCTTTATTAACACTGCTTCAAACAAAGAAACCACATTATTTTAGAATGTTGTCTGTCTAAATGCAGGAGAAGCCCAGCACTCACCCTCAGAATTGATTGTACTGTCTGCATAGGATAGGTGACCGTGGTGGCGACTGCTTTGGCAATTGCACCAATGAGGAACACATCCAGGGAAGAAAGCTGCAAGGCAAACAAAGAACGAACTGCATCAGTCCATACAGTGAGAAGGGGTCAGGGGCTGTTTGCAGCTTTCAAGATCAGGGCTTACCTTCGTTCGTTTCTTTAAAAGCTGCCGTTTTAAGCCTTCATAGAACATGAACTGGATGGCAGGATTAAAGACCAGCAGCAGGGAGGGAAAGGTGCCGTTCCATAAAGCCAGGATCCCTTCATCCCGGATGATCTGGTGAAAAGCATCTAAGCGAGAAATCAAGGACCTTTGAGGACAATCCCCTAACTAGAAAGACAACGTGCCCAGAACACAGGCCAGACTGATTCTATCAAGATTTCCTTCTGGCAATGACAAGTTAATCCGTTAACTGCTTCTGGAGAATCATCAGATACTGACAGTCACTGAGTTATTGAGAGACTAACTTCAATTGTTGGCAACCCTTCCTGACAAATCTGGGGTTAGCAGGTCAAGTTTTCCTCAGTACTGATCATCTCCACCTCTGAGCTCTCTGTATTACACAGACAGAATGGGGAACGACAGCCTGTGGGTTTCACAGTGAAGGCCAGTACAGAAAAAGATAAGACAGTTCTCCAGAGTTCATTTTATAGGACTGCCTTTTAAGAAAATCACTGTCCTCATTATAAAGAGGGAAAGATGGGAAAGAAGAAACTGGCAGTGTGATACTATTAAAAAGTAGAATCTCAAAGATATCAGACACTAATTTTGTATCTTTATTCAAAGACAACACTGGGGGAGAAAAAGTAGCAAATTATTCTTCAGAAATATTCATCCCTTCCCACCTTCGCTCTATGGGCTATACTCCACCGGTATATTTCTCTATCCCTTGTCTTGAGGCTTGGCCATTGGGAGTGTGTTGGCCAAGACGATGGTAATAGACAAGATGCAAACGGGGGCTTGAAATATGCTTGTATGATCAGGCATGTCTTCCTGTGCTTTTGCTATCACCAAGAGAAGAATATCCTGAGGCTGGTCCCAGGAAATGGAAGAGAGACACATGGAGCTGAGAATCCTAGGCTGGAGTCATATTAGATGAATCAAATCCTTGCCAATCCACAGACACAGGAGCTAAACAAATGCTTACTGTTGGACATTGAGATTTGAGGCTGTCCTTATCATGCTGATAAATTCCAgatacaaagagaaaagagaacctttaaaaaggaacacatccAAAAGACACTCACCAATGATACCACTGTAGTTGGTCGGTACAATGTCTTCATTCCTAAATTTTGCCCCTTGCAGCTTCAGTCTGGTGTTTACCACCCAGAGTGGAGTTGTGAGCAGCACATTCACCACCCCTGTAAAGAGAAAGGGGGCGAGACAAAGGGAAAGTAAAATGTAACCTTTATGTTAAAGCTAAACATGTCCCTGTTCCAGTTATTTTTCTGCTGACCTACTAGGAGACCTGAGGTGAGGTGTCCCTTTGTGCCAAGGTACAACACAAGCCACCACTGTTAGAAGCAATTCAGAAGCCTTGCCGAGAGCAGGCTGGCCGGCAGCAGCGCCTCGCCACGGGAGGAGAGTGCAGAGTTTCCTCCTTTGTACACTAAGAGGCAATCTGTCAACTTATGCAGCATCCAAAGTAGCAATTTTGATATAGTTttaaacacagtttttaaaaacagctttcagATGGGGGAACTGATTTCTTGATCACATGCTAAATAAGTCCATGACAATATCACATAAAACACACACCTTCCAACTCTCACGTAAGTAGCTCACATGGTTTTAAGTGAGTACGGATCCAGTACCATAAAAGACAGGTGGGAGAAAGTGTGACATTTGAAAGGACTTCGACAGGGACTAGAGGCTCACAGAAGAGTTCCTCATCACTCGGGGAATTAGGACAGGCAGGCAGCAAGCAGTCGTTATGAACCATCACAAAAACACCTGCAACAGCTTCACAAGCATCGTGATTCTTACAAGCTTAAGGATGGGGATCTTGGCCACCCAAGGTGGCCTCAGAGTGGAACAATACAACGAGCCAGGTGCTTCTGTTTTGAAAACACACGATCCCAATTTTAGCACCATCTTGAGATATTAAGACATTCCTCATCAGTCCTGAAATGATTAGAGAAAAATACCAGACAGACTTGTAATAAAAATGCCTGACGCACAGTATATACTTTATAAATGTGTGTTAAATAAACGTTTAACAAGTAAACTAATGAACAAACTCAGCCAACAACCATATACCAAGCTATCGGGCCACGCTCAGAAGTGAGAGGCACAATCGTAAAGAAGAGAAATCTTTTACAAACAGGATTGGGAATTCCCTGAGGTCCagggttaggacttggtgcttccactgcaggcggcacgggttcagtccctagtctgggaactaagatcacgcAAGCCCCGTGGTgcaatcaaaaaacaaacaaccaccaCAGCAACAGAGCAAGATTAAGGATGTTTTGATTTAAGGAATTTCAAACATACTATACAGATAACACCAAAGTTAATAAACTTGGTGAAAATGCCAGGAAATCCGAATGCTGAATTTTCATTAGTGGAATGCAAGACATTTTGGCACCTCTCTCTCGGGAACATTATGAGAACATATTTCTCAAAAGGCATTATCGTTTTATGAGTTGTATTTGTTAGAATTTTCCATATAACACCAAGGAGTCATCTTTAGTTATGACTCAAAATCTTCATACATTGTCAAGATACTGGTCATAATCTGAAAAAGTCGTAACTAAGATTCTTGcaagtctcattttaaaaaagcaccaGTGCCCAAGAGGCCAAGATAAAAGAGTATCAATACACACTCATCTGCCCAGACTTTATAATGTATTCCTATTCAATATAATGTACACATCACTTAACAAAAAAACCAACAGTCCGAAAAATCAGAGTAGAAAGTACTACTGAGCAGTCTGCTGCTTTTGTTTTAGACGAAGATAGGCAAGCTCAGAACCAGAGATCACAAGCTTCCGCGGGCACTGTAGTGCAAACACCTTTCTAAACAAACGAAATAGGTCGCCCATTAAAGAAattctttggaaataaaaattccCTTCATGTTCTACTCGAGAGGTAGGCACACACAGAACAGGTCAGAGGAAATGCAGCTAAATGAAGATTTAGCCATTATTCAGGATTCTGCTTACATTATCCTGTTACCCACATGAGCTGAAAGACTGAGAGGATTCTAAGGACAATGTCAAGTACAAAAATGCATCATATCATTTACAGAAGAGAATATAAAGTCCTCGTAAGAACATTCTGTACTTCAAAGCTTTTTATCTGAGAAGATCTTTGTTCATACTCTAAGCCAAATAGATGGAAAGGTTACTTTTTAACCACTTTCATTTTATGAATTCTGAGAAAACACTTGAGGATCCAAGACAAAAACTTGTACCCTATATAAGCAAGCAAAGGACATTTCTCTGTGGAGGAAAAACCAGCTGCAAAAGAATATGATGAGCGATTTCAACTCTTACTAAGGTACAATGGGTATGGCTGCAGAATAAAGAAAGCTGTCTGCTTATTTACGTGTAGGAAATTTCACCAGTTCCAAGTCATGGCCGTTATTTCAGCTCTAAGATGAGAATACCAATACTTTACCTACTTAAGAATAGGAGACTGTTCTCTTTCCAATTCGAgtgattctattttctttctttgttcataaaaaataatttaccgGAAAACACAATCAAAAATAAGAGATGAAGAACAGCTACTGAACATACTAAAATCATTCACTGATTCAGGGAATAACTGGAACACAGCTATTTACTTCTGAAATCTTGAAAACGAAGTTTTATTAGCAGTGAGTCTCCTGAGTTAaggatagaaaacaaaaacagagaacatTAATCGGGTGCTCTTCTGGGGAACATGTGCAATGACCGCTGAGACAAGAAAATGGCAGATCAAGGTCACCAATCTAAGACTTTGGCTCCCTACAAAAGAAGGCGACTTGA
It includes:
- the SLC25A17 gene encoding peroxisomal membrane protein PMP34: MSSVLSYESLVHAVAGAVGSMTAMTVFFPLDTARLRLQVDEKRKSKTTHMVLLEIIKEEGLLAPYRGWFPVISSLCCSNFVYFYTFNSLKAVWVKGQHSTTGKDLVVGFVAGVVNVLLTTPLWVVNTRLKLQGAKFRNEDIVPTNYSGIIDAFHQIIRDEGILALWNGTFPSLLLVFNPAIQFMFYEGLKRQLLKKRTKLSSLDVFLIGAIAKAVATTVTYPMQTVQSILRFGRHRLNPENRTLGSLRNILYLLHQRVRRFGIAGLYKGLEAKLLQTVLTAALMFLVYEKLMAATFMVMGLKSTRKH